One genomic segment of Polyangia bacterium includes these proteins:
- a CDS encoding ATP synthase subunit I, with amino-acid sequence MPPLKKIERANLILGVAITCGAGLLWGASGMLAAGVGAALGCLNFWSIARLAGRVVARVQTGATGGQAAMLGVGLALKMAALFVMVWVAVRVGHLAVLPFSLGLSVFVISIFLTSLSAPTDAAAEAPEAR; translated from the coding sequence ATGCCCCCGCTAAAAAAGATTGAACGCGCGAACCTCATCCTCGGCGTCGCCATCACCTGCGGCGCCGGCCTTTTGTGGGGCGCCTCCGGCATGCTGGCAGCGGGCGTGGGCGCGGCGCTGGGCTGCCTGAACTTCTGGTCCATCGCCCGGCTGGCCGGGCGGGTGGTGGCGCGCGTACAAACCGGGGCCACCGGCGGGCAGGCGGCGATGCTGGGTGTCGGGCTGGCTCTGAAGATGGCGGCGCTGTTCGTGATGGTCTGGGTGGCGGTGCGGGTCGGCCATCTGGCCGTGCTGCCGTTCTCGCTGGGCCTGTCGGTGTTCGTGATTTCCATCTTCCTCACCAGCCTCAGCGCGCCGACGGACGCGGCCGCCGAAGCGCCGGAGGCGCGCTAG
- a CDS encoding AtpZ/AtpI family protein has protein sequence MILGRRRGTGTPLIDRDEKNMWRIVGSTGAVGIEIVLAIGIGYFGGNYLDRKFGTAPWLMYLGLFAGVGAAIKGLVRVTRFYRRNFGDETKPPSDDAPAKKD, from the coding sequence TTGATTTTGGGCCGCCGCCGTGGTACCGGAACGCCGCTCATCGACCGTGACGAGAAAAATATGTGGCGGATTGTCGGTTCGACCGGCGCCGTCGGGATCGAGATCGTCCTTGCCATCGGCATCGGCTATTTCGGAGGAAATTATCTGGACAGAAAATTCGGAACCGCACCTTGGCTCATGTACCTGGGCTTGTTCGCCGGCGTCGGCGCGGCGATCAAAGGGTTGGTGCGGGTGACCCGGTTTTACCGCCGCAACTTCGGAGACGAGACGAAACCACCATCAGATGATGCCCCCGCTAAAAAAGATTGA
- a CDS encoding SRPBCC family protein: protein MDNRVAKADVTIKAPVEKVWEALVTPAIIKSYMFGTDVQSEWKAGSPIVWQGEYQGKKYEDHGRILEVVPQHKLRYSHFSPLSGLPDTPENYHQVTIDLAGEDGSVKVALAQDQNHSAQAQAESEKNWNVMLAGLKKTVEAAS from the coding sequence ATGGACAATCGTGTGGCGAAGGCGGATGTGACCATCAAGGCGCCCGTCGAGAAAGTGTGGGAAGCGCTGGTCACCCCGGCGATCATCAAGAGCTACATGTTCGGCACGGACGTGCAGTCCGAATGGAAAGCCGGCAGCCCGATCGTCTGGCAGGGCGAATACCAGGGCAAGAAGTACGAGGACCACGGCCGGATTCTGGAGGTGGTGCCGCAACACAAGCTGCGCTACAGCCACTTCAGCCCGCTGTCAGGGCTGCCCGACACACCGGAGAATTACCATCAGGTGACGATCGATCTGGCGGGCGAAGACGGCTCGGTGAAGGTGGCGCTGGCGCAGGATCAGAACCACAGCGCGCAGGCCCAGGCCGAATCGGAGAAGAACTGGAACGTGATGCTGGCCGGCCTGAAGAAGACCGTCGAGGCGGCCAGCTAA